A genome region from Nerophis lumbriciformis linkage group LG18, RoL_Nlum_v2.1, whole genome shotgun sequence includes the following:
- the dsg2.1 gene encoding desmoglein-2.1 translates to MIVTCVCLLLALQSVEAGRDGALSRHKRHWVPPPKPLKENKDYTRDTSVAKIHSDFDDGKGNLQYSLEGIGANKSPFDVFVVDRRTGLIRVTKLLDRELISSYNLSGVATYNDGTLAEKNIDIRFKVVDENDNPPVFSASSPGAVNELSPIGTSVMQITATDADEPRNPNSQIFYSIVNQIPAAGPGNMFGIGSDGTIFVNQEGLDREAVDSYTLTVRGQDLNGAAGGNSATSTVVVKINDVNDNVPTLEKEVYEGNIEENTYGVEVMRFNAQDLDLEGTENWESEFAITKGNEAGYFSIISDPKTNTGILMLDKAVDYENVKNLDLGVAVRNKAGPYSESTISFGGGAGGGGGGGGGGGGGGGGGGGGGGGGGGGGGGGGGGGSSSSSSWSSTSWQSSTYKTYPVKINVKNQREGPHFDPKVKVITMSEGGSTNMRDIIARYQAIDQDTGKPAEKVRYVKGSDPDNWLTIDPDTAEIKMNKMPDRESMYLVNGTYYAKVLCISEDMPSSTATGTVAIQVEDFNDHCPTLTSTIETLCLPNDAVFVTAVDEDDFPNGAPFTFEIIPEGTEGKWLVERLNDTTAILRTQEPLWPGLQEVELLVKDEQGEACPEPQKVTVQACTCEDGVICGRRGAQGQPDKKTELGPAGIGLLLLGLLLLLLIPLLLLFCQCGSAAAIPGAFADMPFDTKSHLINYRTEGQGENTEVPLMNMPTQVDAGDISMVNESVQRNMFQRNNMSDQRESMGMRNIRGSGFEIRTAGESYDDIALPHHILREYYAQKMNSGGDLAVKDAFLAYDFEGQGSAAGSVGCCSLLESDNDLQFLDDLGPKFKTLAEVCGGKKIQQEVVVPVVPEPRPEPPKLPPVVPKVEHTVIKETDRSQVLKSNTTTTVVEGVQNQGQMFLLQPQSPVYYTTAAPMLQPMQYVVQPQVQNTMLLTEAPVTNMQGMMLAAPTQGMLVSGGQAQGPGMVLVTGTQAAPAQGMVVQGGKVVSSRKAHGPGMVMVTGTQAASAPGMILQGQTMVTSGKARAPSVVLVDKSGVHTSGANLINTGGLASSQVVIEGKAPVGKGKVRSSQTSLKQGGILLPGGLASVQGQTQGGILLPGGLASMQGQGQGSYLLQGGSAGVQGQPQGGILLPGGLASMQGQGQGGYLLQGGSAGVQVQPLLAEGGVTLKSNIPASQSSMTTKSSTTVSRVPTYRKVVVQEEKLTEL, encoded by the exons CTCCAAAGCGTGGAGGCTGGCAGGGACGGCGCTCTGTCGAGACATAAACGGCACTGGGTGCCGCCGCCAAAACCACTGAAGGAAAATAAGGACTACACTCGGGACACATCGGTGGCCAAG ATCCATTCCGACTTCGATGACGGCAAAGGCAACCTGCAATACTCCCTGGAAGGGATCGGTGCCAACAAGTCTCCCTTCGACGTGTTCGTGGTGGACCGTAGGACTGGATTAATCCGGGTGACCAAATTGCTGGACAGGGAGCTCATCAGCAGCTACAAT CTGTCAGGCGTCGCCACATACAATGACGGCACTTTGGCagaaaaaaatattgacataCGCTTCAAGGTCGTGGACGAGAACGACAACCCCCCAGTGTTTTCCGCCAGCTCGCCCGGGGCGGTGAATGAACTCAGCCCTATAG GGACCTCCGTCATGCAAATCACAGCGACCGACGCTGATGAACCAAGGAATCCCAACTCTCAGATCTTCTATAGCATTGTGAATCAGATCCCAGCAGCAGGGCCCGGGAACATGTTCGGCATCGGGAGTGATGGAACCATCTTTGTCAATCAGGAGGGCTTGGACAGAGAA GCTGTAGATTCGTACACGCTGACGGTGAGAGGTCAGGACCTAAACGGCGCGGCAGGCGGGAACAGTGCCACAAGTACTGTCGTCGTTAAAATCAACGACGTGAACGACAACGTTCCCACACTGGAAAAGGAGGTG TATGAAGGCAACATTGAGGAGAACACCTACGGTGTGGAGGTGATGCGATTCAACGCAcaagacttggacttggagggcACAGAAAACTGGGAATCAGAGTTCGCCATCACCAAGGGCAACGAGGCCGGATACTTCAGTATCATATCAGACCCAAAGACCAACACAGGCATCCTCATGCTTGATAAG GCAGTGGACTATGAAAATGTGAAGAACCTGGATCTAGGGGTCGCTGTAAGGAACAAGGCTGGACCCTACAGTGAAAGTACCATTAGTTTCGGTGGAGGAgcgggtggaggaggaggaggcggcggcGGAGGAGGCGGAGGAGGCGGCGGAGGTGGCGGCGGAGGTGGTGGCGGCGGAGGTGGTGGCGGCGGAGGTGGCGGCGGcggatcatcttcatcatcatcctgGTCATCAACATCATGGCAAAGCTCGACATATAAGACCTATCCCGTCAAAATCAACGTAAAGAATCAGCGTGAAGGACCACATTTTGATCCCAAAGTCAAAGTGATTACCATGTCAGAAGGAGGCTCCACCAACATGCGGGACATTATTGCCCGTTACCAAGCAATAGACCAAGACACTGGGAAACCAGCTGAGAAAGTCAG atatgttaaaggttctgacCCTGACAACTGGCTCACCATTGACCCAGACACGGCTGAGATCAAAATGAATAAGATGCCTGACAGAGAGTCTATGTACCTGGTTAATGGGACGTACTATGCCAAAGTACTCTGCATTTCGGAAG ACATGCCCTCGAGCACCGCCACTGGCACTGTGGCCATCCAGGTAGAAGATTTTAATGACCACTGTCCCACCCTGACCAGTACCATCGAGACTCTGTGCCTTCCAAACGATGCTGTTTTTGTCACCGCTGTTGACGAGGACGACTTCCCAAACGGAGCTCCTTTCACTTTTGAAATCATCCCAGAGGGCACAGAAGGAAAATGGCTGGTGGAGCGTCTAAATG ATACTACTGCCATCCTCAGGACCCAGGAGCCCCTGTGGCCTGGTTTACAGGAGGTGGAATTGCTGGTAAAGGACGAGCAGGGGGAAGCATGCCCGGAACCGCAGAAGGTGACTGTCCAAGCGTGTACCTGCGAGGACGGAGTGATTTGTGGAAGACGAGGCGCCCAGGGTCAGCCAGACAAAAAAACAGAGTTAGGACCTGCAGGCATCGGACTTCTATTGCTTGGCCTGCTTCTTCTACTAC TTATCCCTCTACTGCTGCTCTTCTGCCAATGTGGTAGCGCTGCAGCTATCCCGGGAGCCTTTGCCGATATGCCTTTTGACACCAAATCACACCTCATTAATTACCGCACCGAGGGCCAAGGAGAGAACACG GAAGTGCCACTAATGAACATGCCGACACAAGTGGATGCAGGGGACATCTCCATGGTAAATGAATCAGTCCAGCGGAACATGTTTCAAAGGAACAACATGAGTGACCAAAGAGAGTCAATGGGAATGAGAAACATACGAGGCAGTGGGTTTGAAATTAGAACGGCAGGAGAAAGCTATGACGACATAGCCCTACCACATCACATCCTCAGAGAGTACTATGCACAG AAGATGAACAGTGGAGGAGATCTTGCCGTGAAAGATGCTTTCTTGGCGTATGACTTTGAGGGTCAAGGCTCCGCCGCTGGCTCAGTGGGCTGCTGCAGCCTCCTTGAATCTGACAACGACTTGCAGTTCCTCGATGATCTTGGGCCAAAGTTCAAGACCCTGGCAGAGGTGTGCGGTGGCAAGAAAATCCAACAAGAAGTTGTCGTCCCGGTTGTGCCCGAACCCCGACCAGAACCTCCCAAGCTGCCACCAGTCGTCCCTAAAGTAGAACATACTGTGATCAAAGAGACGGATCGCTCTCAGGTGCTGAAGAGCAACACAACAACCACAGTGGTGGAAGGGGTACAAAATCAAGGCCAGATGTTCCTGCTCCAACCGCAGTCGCCTGTCTACTACACCACCGCTGCCCCTATGCTGCAGCCCATGCAGTACGTGGTCCAGCCGCAAGTTCAGAACACCATGCTGCTGACTGAGGCACCAGTTACTAACATGCAAGGCATGATGCTAGCGGCACCCACACAAGGCATGCTAGTGTCTGGTGGACAAGCCCAGGGCCCCGGCATGGTGCTGGTTACTGGCACCCAAGCAGCACCTGCACAAGGCATGGTGGTCCAAGGAGGGAAGGTGGTCTCTAGCAGAAAGGCTCATGGGCCTGGCATGGTGATGGTTACTGGCACCCAGGCAGCCTCTGCACCAGGCATGATACTTCAGGGACAAACAATGGTAACCAGTGGAAAAGCTAGAGCCCCCAGTGTGGTACTGGTAGACAAAAGTGGGGTCCATACCAGCGGAGCAAATCTGATCAACACTGGAGGCCTAGCAAGCTCCCAAGTCGTGATAGAAGGCAAAGCCCCAGTAGGGAAAGGGAAAGTGAGGTCAAGCCAAACCTCCCTCAAACAAGGTGGCATCCTACTGCCAGGAGGGTTGGCTAGTGTACAAGGCCAAACACAAGGTGGCATCCTACTGCCAGGAGGGTTGGCTAGCATGCAAGGCCAAGGCCAAGGTAGTTACCTACTGCAAGGAGGGTCCGCTGGCGTACAAGGCCAACCCCAAGGTGGCATCCTACTGCCAGGAGGTTTGGCTAGCATGCAAGGCCAAGGCCAAGGTGGTTACCTACTGCAAGGAGGGTCCGCTGGCGTACAAGTCCAACCCCTGTTGGCAGAAGGAGGAGTGACCCTGAAAAGCAACATCCCTGCATCTCAGAGCAGCATGACAACTAAGTCCAGCACCACAGTGAGCCGAGTCCCCACCTACCGCAAGGTGGTGGTGCAGGAGGAGAAACTCACTGAACTGTGA